Proteins co-encoded in one Brassica rapa cultivar Chiifu-401-42 chromosome A02, CAAS_Brap_v3.01, whole genome shotgun sequence genomic window:
- the LOC103853442 gene encoding uncharacterized protein LOC103853442, with translation MSICDHPQQRIFNDYSIGGETRVSWDGREHDCMHWEWKNCPTAWKGQYARGHGKPTIVLEAVASQDLWIGTLNDLNVLDRSPVFDDLLEGRAPSVRYMVNNHMYRLAYYLTDGIYPKWSTFIQTIALPQSPKQQLFSQVQESVRKDVECAFGVLQARFAIVKNPVRTMAKEKIGKIMRACIILHNMIVEDERDGYSMRYDISEFEEGESSRTSEVLNANPTLNEIPTILNNIFPNRNDLRDRQTHERLKNDLIENIWNKFGDED, from the exons ATGAGTATCTGCGACCACCCACAGCAGAGGATCTTCAACGACTACTCGATAGGGGGAGAAACGAGGGTTTCCTGGGATGGTCGGGAGCATGACTGTATGCACTGGGAGTGGAAAAATTGTccaaccgcttggaaaggacagTACGCCCGTGGCCACGGAAAACCGACTATTGTTCTAGAGGCCGTAgcttcacaagatctttggattg GTACCTTAAATGATCTTAATGTCCTCGATCGATCTCCTGTGTTTGATGACCTTTTAGAAGGTCGAGCTCCCAGTGTGAGGTACATGGTCAACAACCACATGTATAGGTTGGCATATTACCTCACAGAtggtatatatccaaaatggtcaacatttatccaaacTATCGCACTCCCTCAAAGTCCTAAACAACAGTTATTTTCTCAAGTTCAAGAATCAGTCCGAAAAGATGTCGAATGtgcttttggagtattgcaagcTCGGTTTGCGATTGTGAAAAACCCGGTTCGTACAATGGCCAAAGAGAAGATAGGGAAGAtaatgagagcatgtatcatactacaCAATATGATAGTTGAAGATGAACGAGATGGTTATTCAATGCGGTACGATATTTCAGAATTTGAAGAAGGAGAATCTTCCAGAACTTCGGAGGTCCTAAACGCAAACCCTACACTAAACGAAATCCCGACAATTCTCAATAATATATTTCCCAACCGAAATGATCTTCGTGATAGGCAAACTCATGAACGATTGAAGAATGATTTGATCGAAAACATTTGGAATAAATTTGGCGATGAAGATTAA